One genomic window of Medicago truncatula cultivar Jemalong A17 chromosome 1, MtrunA17r5.0-ANR, whole genome shotgun sequence includes the following:
- the LOC112422038 gene encoding uncharacterized protein: MFLKMVLCLLSTSFTVPLPVNKGLNNLDYALTKFTRKPTITTAQNIIGSCISNRHILFSEGRGSCHHCFMSLARLLHDSYSYKGNVNYYTKIVISGYWVGPDVDDGWGFVEAVIDQIT; this comes from the exons ATGTTCTTGAAAATGGTACTGTGTCTACTCTCTACGAGCTTCACCGTTCCTTTACCCGTAAACAAG GGGTTGAATAATTTAGATTATGCTCTCACTAAATTTACAAGGAAACCAACAATTACtacag CTCAAAATATTATAGGATCTTGCATCTCAAATAGACACATATTATTCTCTGAAGGAAGAGGAAGCTGTCACCATTGCTTCATGTCATTGGCAAGACTTCTACACGACTCATACTCTTATAAAGGGAATGTAAATTATTACACTAAAATAGTTATATCTGGTTATTGGGTGGGCCCTGATGTTGATGATGGCTGGGGATTTGTGGAAGCTGTTATTGATCAAATAACTTGA
- the LOC11410051 gene encoding nuclear transcription factor Y subunit B-4, with amino-acid sequence MNDEGDKTLPIANVGRIMKQNLPPNAKISKESKQLMQECATEFISFVTGEASDKCHKENRKTVNGDDICWALCSLGFDNYAEAIGRYLYKFRQAELIRINQNKLHETAKDKFEEDATNPSTKHSSHR; translated from the coding sequence ATGAACGATGAGGGAGATAAAACGTTGCCCATAGCGAATGTGGGTAGAATAATGAAGCAAAATCTTCCTCCCAATGCAAAGATCTCAAAAGAAAGCAAACAGTTGATGCAAGAATGTGCGACAGAATTCATAAGTTTCGTGACAGGTGAAGCATCTGACAAGTGTCACAAGGAGAATCGCAAGACCGTTAATGGGGACGATATCTGTTGGGCTCTGTGTTCGTTAGGGTTTGACAACTATGCTGAAGCTATTGGAAGGTACTTGTATAAATTCAGACAAGCTGAACTTATTAGAATAAATCAGAACAAACTTCATGAAACTGCAAAAGACAAGTTTGAAGAAGATGCAACAAATCCAAGTACCAAACATAGTAGTCATCGGTAA
- the LOC11415666 gene encoding cyclin-H1-1, translating to MADFQTSTHRSKWIFSPQKLIEKYKAANKRAKQTLDTCGATLMEVDVDGSLTYPQPHPNANDNGEKHSRIKPLSIEEEQSIKVFYENKLQEVCNNFHFPHKIQATALIFFKRFYLQWSVMEHQPKNIMLTCIYAACKIEENHVSAEELGKGISQDHQMILNNEMIVYQSLDFDLIVYAPYRSVEGFTDSMEELCISGEDELQKFKALQNTARLEVDKMMLTDSPLLFPPGQLALAALRTSNALHTVVDFDSFLSRIFSHQNSTHTMTELLESLDAIDSWVRKYKSPSEKELKHINRKLKSCWGHSSHDEGKKREKKSKHKSRKSSNEALNT from the exons ATGGCTGATTTTCAGACTTCTACCCACCGATCGAAGTGGATCTTCTCTCCTCAAAAATTGATTGAGAAATATAAAGCTGCCAATAAGAGAGCCAAACAAACCCTAGACACCTGTGGTGCTACTCTAATGGAAGTTGATGTTGATGGCTCTTTAACATATCCTCAACCCCACCCCAATGCAAACGATAATG GTGAAAAGCATTCTCGGATAAAACCTCTTAGTATTGAAGAAGAACAAAGTATAAAggtattttatgaaaataagctacaAGAAGTGTGTAACAATTTTCATTTCCCTCATAAGATCCAG GCAACAGCCCTCATCTTTTTTAAAAGGTTCTATCTGCAGTGGTCTGTCATGGAACatcaaccaaaaaatataat GTTGACCTGCATATATGCTGCTTGTAAGATAGAAGAAAATCATGTATCGGCTGAGGAGCTTGGTAAGGGGATTTCACAAGATCATCAAATGATTCTCAATAATGAGATGATAGTTTATCAG AGTCTGGATTTTGATCTTATTGTTTATGCTCCATATCGCTCAGTTGAAGGTTTTACAGATTCTATGGAG GAACTTTGCATTTCTGGTGAGGACGAGCTTCAAAAATTCAAG GCTTTGCAAAACACAGCAAGACTGGAAGTTGATAAAATGATGCTTACAGATTCACCACTCTTATTTCCTCCTGGGCAG TTGGCCTTGGCTGCTCTGCGTACGTCAAATGCACTCCATACAGTTGTTGATTTTGATAG TTTTCTGAGCAGAATTTTCTCCCATCAAAATTCTACGCACACAATGACTGAGCTTCTTGAATCGTTGGATGCAATTGATTCTTGG GTTAGAAAATACAAAAGTCCTTCAGAGAAGGAATTGAAGCACATCAACCGGAAACTGAAGTCTTGCTGGGGCCATAGCTCTCATGACGA GGGAAAGAAGAGGGAAAAGAAATCAAAGCACAAGTCCAGAAAGAGCTCAAATGAAGCACTCAATACATAG